A region of Drosophila suzukii chromosome 2L, CBGP_Dsuzu_IsoJpt1.0, whole genome shotgun sequence DNA encodes the following proteins:
- the robl37BC gene encoding dynein light chain roadblock-type 2, translated as MTSSNVQATFDRLLLLPGVVGAVLVDGDGVPVRTNLPENAAHMYANRMRPLVALARTMVQDMETGDQLSYVRLRTRRQELMVATENEHTIILIQDNRALDESRRSNASSRRWSS; from the coding sequence ATGACATCGAGCAATGTGCAGGCCACGTTCGATCGGCTGCTCCTCCTGCCGGGAGTGGTTGGGGCCGTCCTGGTCGACGGCGATGGCGTGCCCGTCCGGACCAATTTGCCCGAGAACGCTGCCCATATGTACGCCAACCGGATGAGGCCGCTGGTGGCGTTGGCCCGCACCATGGTGCAGGACATGGAGACCGGGGACCAGTTGAGCTACGTGCGGCTGCGCACCCGCCGCCAGGAGCTGATGGTGGCCACCGAGAATGAGCACACGATCATCCTCATTCAGGACAACCGGGCACTGGACGAATCCCGGCGGAGCAATGCCTCCTCGCGGAGGTGGTCGAGCTGA
- the RpL30 gene encoding large ribosomal subunit protein eL30 isoform X2, with protein sequence MVPPTTGPTHHLGKSEIEYYAMLAKTEVQHYSGTNIELGTACGKYFRVCTLSITDPGDSDIIRSLESA encoded by the exons ATGGTTCCACCAACAACGGGTCCCACACACCACTTGGG GAAGTCTGAGATCGAGTACTACGCCATGTTGGCCAAGACTGAGGTCCAGCACTACAGCGGCACCAACATTGAGCTGGGAACCGCCTGCGGTAAATACTTCCGCGTGTGCACCCTGTCCATCACCGATCCTGGAGATTCGGACATCATCCGCTCGCTGGAGTCGGcctaa
- the RpL30 gene encoding large ribosomal subunit protein eL30 isoform X1: MVAVKKQKKALESTNARLALVMKSGKYCLGYKQTLKTLRQGKAKLVLIASNTPALRKSEIEYYAMLAKTEVQHYSGTNIELGTACGKYFRVCTLSITDPGDSDIIRSLESA, translated from the exons ATGGTTGCCGTCAAGAAACAAAAGAAGGCGCTGGAGAGCACCAATGCCCGTCTGGCTCTGGTGATGAAGTCCGGCAAGTACTGCCTGGGCTACAAGCAGACCCTCAAGACCCTGCGCCAGGGCAAGGCCAAACTGGTGCTCATCGCCAGCAACACCCCCGCCCTGAG GAAGTCTGAGATCGAGTACTACGCCATGTTGGCCAAGACTGAGGTCCAGCACTACAGCGGCACCAACATTGAGCTGGGAACCGCCTGCGGTAAATACTTCCGCGTGTGCACCCTGTCCATCACCGATCCTGGAGATTCGGACATCATCCGCTCGCTGGAGTCGGcctaa
- the LOC108021147 gene encoding probable multidrug resistance-associated protein lethal(2)03659, protein MQASKLPPNPRESAGIISSLMFCFALPILFKGRKQTLQPQDLYQPLDEHGAESLGDEFFREWENEVARCRLKGDSSRNPSALRVIGRVFGWQLIISGIVIAILELGTRATVPLLLAGLISEFSEHGNGSSYYAQLYAVLLIACILASVLLTHPYMMGMMHLAMKMRVAVSSAIYRKALRLSRTSLGDTTTGQVVNLLSNDLNRFDRCLIHFHFLWLGPLELLIAAYFLYQQIGLASFYGISILILYLPLQTYLSRVTSKLRLQTALRTDQRVRMMNEIISGIQVIKMYTWERPFGKLIEQMRRSEMSSIRKMNLLRGILLSFEITLGRIAIFVSLLGFVLGGGELTAERAFCVTAFYNILRRTVSKFFPSGMSQFAELLVSMRRIETFMMREEANVIDMSEQREEKSEEEQRLLGGVEKKAYPFPIVNGKVPDVLVDIKDLRARWSQEQHDPVLDNINMSLRSGQLVAVIGPVGSGKSSLVQAILGELPPESGYVKVSGRYSYASQEPWLFNASVRDNILFGLPMNRQRYRTVLKKCALERDLELLHGDSTIVGERGASLSGGQRARICLARAVYRQADVYLLDDPLSAVDTHVGRHLFDECMRGFLGKKLVILVTHQLQFLEHADLIVIMDKGKVSACGTYDEMLKSGQDFAQLLVESTQNGGGDDVGENSANYSRQSSTLSSGSAKGSSSSLESMAEKEKPDQTAAPVLESRSGGEIGLSMYKQYFSAGCGVLVFALLVFLCTGTQLLASGGDYFLSYWVKNTSTSSSLDIYYFTAINVGLVICALLRTLLFFNITMHSSTELHNSMFRGLSRTALYFFNTNPSGRILNRFANDLGQVDEVMPAVMLDCIQIFLTLSGIICVLCVTNPWYLINTLAMVLAFYYWRDFYLSTSRDVKRLEAVARSPMYSHFSATLNGLPTIRAMGAQKTLIRQYDNYQDLHSSGYYTFVSTSRAFGYYLDLFCVAYVISVILHGFFNPPLHNAGQIGLAITQALGMTGMVQWGMRQSAELENSMTSVERVLEYKDLESEGEFTSPADKQPPKSWPEEGELETKDLCLRYVPDPNADFVLKGLNFTIKPREKVGIVGRTGAGKSSLINALFRLSYNEGAIVIDKRDTKEMGLHDLRSKISIIPQEPVLFSGTMRYNLDPFEQYPDEKLWNALEEVHLKEEISELPTGLQSSISEGGTNFSVGQRQLVCLARAILRENRILVMDEATANVDPQTDALIQTTIRNKFKDCTVLTIAHRLNTIMDSDKVLVLDAGQVVEFGSPYELLTQSETKVFHGMVMQTGKASFDHLLKVAENAKGNNI, encoded by the exons ATGCAGGCCAGTAAACTGCCACCCAATCCGCGCGAGTCGGCAGGTATAATATCCTCGCTAATGTTCTG CTTTGCCCTGCCCATTCTGTTCAAGGGTCGCAAGCAGACGCTCCAACCCCAAGATCTTTACCAACCGTTAGATGAGCATGGAGCCGAGAGTCTGGGCGATGAGTTCTTTCGGGAGTGGGAGAATGAGGTGGCCCGGTGCCGGCTGAAAGGCGATTCCAGCCGGAATCCAAGTGCCCTGCGGGTCATCGGACGCGTCTTTGGCTGGCAGCTCATCATATCCGGCATAGTAATTGCCATCTTGGAACTGGGAACCAG GGCCACGGTGCCGCTTCTTCTGGCCGGTCTCATATCGGAGTTCAGTGAGCATGGAAACGGTAGTAGCTACTATGCCCAGCTCTATGCCGTGCTCCTCATAGCCTGCATCCTGGCCAGCGTTCTTCTCACACACCCCTACATGATGGGCATGATG CACTTGGCCATGAAGATGCGGGTGGCAGTAAGCAGTGCCATCTATAGAAAGGCTCTACGCCTCAGTCGCACTTCGCTGGGTGATACCACAACCGGGCAGGTGGTGAACCTGCTCTCTAACGATCTCAACCGCTTCGATCGATGCCTCATCCACTTTCATTTCCTTTGGCTGGGACCTTTGGAGTTGCTGATTGCGGCCTACTTTCTGTACCAGCAGATCGGATTGGCCTCCTTTTACGGGATCAGCATCTTGATACTCTATCTTCCGCTACAAACCTACTTGAGCCGAGTTACATCAAAGCTGCGCCTGCAGACGGCCCTCCGGACAGACCAGCGGGTGCGCATGATGAACGAGATCATCTCGGGCATACAAGTGATCAAAATGTATACATGGGAACGGCCGTTTGGCAAACTAATCGAGCAGATGAGGCGTAGCGAGATGAGCTCCATTCGCAAGATGAACCTGTTGCGCGGCATCTTGCTTTCCTTCGAGATCACCCTGGGTCGCATTGCCATCTTTGTGAGCCTTCTGGGCTTCGTCCTGGGGGGCGGCGAACTGACTGCAGAGCGTGCCTTCTGTGTCACTGCTTTCTACAACATCCTGCGGCGCACTGTGAGCAAGTTCTTTCCCAGTGGAATGTCTCAGTTCGCTGAACTATTGGTCTCCATGCGTCGCATCGAAACTTTTATGATGCGTGAGGAAGCAAATGTAATTGATATGTCAGAGCAACGGGAAGAAAAATCGGAAGAGGAGCAACGTTTGCTGGGAGGAGTCGAAAAGAAGGCATATCCATTTCCCATTGTAAATGGAAAAGTACCTGATGTCCTAGTGGATATCAAAGACTTGAGAGCGCGGTGGAGCCAGGAGCAGCATGATCCCGTGTTGGATAACATCAACATGTCACTGCGTAGTGGCCAACTGGTAGCTGTGATAGGACCCGTGGGATCGGGAAAATCAAGCCTTGTTCAGGCCATCCTAGGAGAGCTTCCGCCCGAATCTGGATACGTTAAAGTGTCAGGCCGGTACTCCTACGCCTCGCAAGAGCCCTGGCTCTTTAATGCCTCTGTGCGCGACAATATCCTGTTTGGCTTGCCAATGAACAGGCAGCGCTATCGAACAGTCTTAAAGAAGTGCGCCCTGGAGCGCGACTTGGAGTTGCTCCATGGTGATAGCACCATCGTCGGTGAGCGCGGAGCTTCGTTGTCCGGTGGTCAGAGAGCGAGAATCTGCTTGGCCAGAGCCGTCTACCGGCAGGCGGATGTTTACCTTTTGGACGATCCCCTCAGCGCTGTGGACACCCATGTGGGTAGACACCTCTTCGATGAATGCATGCGCGGCTTCCTGGGCAAAAAGTTAGTGATACTGGTCACCCATCAGCTGCAGTTTCTAGAGCACGCTGATCTCATTGTGATTATGGACAAGGGAAAGGTATCGGCCTGCGGCACCTACGATGAGATGCTGAAGAGCGGGCAGGACTTTGCGCAGCTTTTAGTGGAGAGCACTCAAAATGGCGGCGGAGATGATGTGGGTGAAAACTCTGCGAACTATTCCCGCCAGAGCAGCACTCTAAGCAGTGGCAGTGCCAAGGGAAGCTCTTCTTCTCTAGAGTCCATGGCGGAAAAGGAGAAACCAGATCAGACCGCGGCGCCGGTGCTAGAGTCCCGTAGTGGTGGTGAAATTGGCCTGAGCATGTACAAGCAGTACTTCAGCGCAGGCTGCGGCGTCCTGGTTTTCGCATTGCTGGTGTTCCTGTGCACTGGCACACAACTTCTGGCGTCTGGCGGTGACTACTTCCTATCGTACTG GGTAAAAAATACCTCGACTTCCTCATCACTGGATATTTACTATTTTACTGCCATTAATGTGGGCCTGGTGATTTGTGCCCTGCTCCGGACCCTGCTCTTCTTCAACATCACAATGCACTCCTCCACCGAACTGCACAACTCCATGTTTCGCGGCCTGTCTCGCACGGCTCTCTATTTTTTCAACACGAACCCTTCCGGCCGAATCCTAAACCGATTCGCTAATGACCTGGGACAGGTGGATGAGGTGATGCCCGCCGTTATGCTGGATTGCATACAGATCTTCCTCACCCTGTCGGGCATCATTTGCGTGCTGTGCGTGACCAACCCCTGGTACCTGATCAACACTTTAGCCATGGTACTGGCATTCTACTACTGGCGGGACTTTTACCTGAGCACTTCGAGGGATGTAAAGCGTCTGGAGGCAGTGGCTCGGTCGCCAATGTACTCGCACTTCAGTGCCACTCTCAATGGACTTCCCACCATACGGGCCATGGGCGCTCAGAAAACTCTTATTAGGCAGTACGACAACTATCAGGATCTACACAGCTCCGGCTACTACACTTTTGTCTCTACTAGTCGTGCATTCGGCTATTACTTGGATCTTTTCTGTGTGGCTTACGTGATATCGGTGATACTGCACGGCTTCTTCAATCCCCCTCTGCACAACGCTGGCCAGATAGGTCTGGCAATCACCCAAGCGCTGGGTATGACTGGGATGGTACAGTGGGGCATGCGACAGTCCGCCGAGCTGGAGAACTCAATGACCTCGGTGGAGCGAGTGCTCGAGTACAAGGACCTGGAGTCCGAAGGAGAATTTACATCGCCGGCGGATAAGCAACCGCCAAAGAGTTGGCCTGAGGAGGGTGAACTGGAGACAAAGGATCTATGTTTGAGATATGTGCCTGATCCCAATGCGGATTTCGTGCTCAAGGGTCTGAACTTCACGATTAAGCCCAGGGAGAAAGTGGGCATCGTGGGACGCACAGGTGCAGGCAAATCCTCGCTGATTAACGCGCTCTTCCGACTTTCCTACAACGAAGGGGCAATAGTCATCGACAAAAGAGACACAAAAGAAATGGGTCTCCACGACCTCCGCAGCAAAATCTCTATTATACCGCAGGAACCGGTACTCTTCTCGGGCACCATGCGCTACAACTTGGATCCCTTCGAGCAATATCCGGACGAAAAGCTTTGGAATGCTCTAGAGGAGGTTCACCTCAAGGAGGAAATTTCCGAATTGCCTACGGGTCTGCAGAGCAGCATCTCCGAGGGTGGGACCAATTTCAGCGTGGGACAGCGCCAGTTGGTATGCTTGGCAAGGGCCATTCTGCGCGAGAATCGAATCCTTGTGATGGACGAGGCTACGGCCAATGTTGACCCCCAGACGGACGCCCTAATACAGACCACCATTCGGAACAAATTTAAGGACTGCACTGTACTTACTATAGCCCATCGTTTGAACACCATCATGGACTCGGACAAGGTTCTGGTTCTAGATGCTGGCCAAGTGGTCGAATTTGGTTCTCCCTACGAACTGTTAACGCAGTCGGAAACCAAAGTGTTCCACGGAATGGTCATGCAGACGGGGAAGGCCAGTTTTGATCATCTACTGAAAGTTGCCGAAAAT GCCAAGGGAAACAATATTTAA